One Primulina tabacum isolate GXHZ01 chromosome 10, ASM2559414v2, whole genome shotgun sequence DNA segment encodes these proteins:
- the LOC142505458 gene encoding putative carboxylesterase 9, giving the protein MSRFDPYEHVNVSLNPDGSLTRYMKLPTSPPTGEVPQIPGTPVLSKDVTLDADKKTWMRIYRPAKLPSNDNTVVRLPIILFFHAGGWIQMSLANTILHEMSNKISSDVPAILVAVDFRLAPENRLPAQYEDAIDAIHWVRNQLADSDGDRWIRDYGDSSRCYLYGSSCGANIAFNAAMRIHDLNLAPLTVVGIILNQPFFGGKARTRSELKLATDQYFPLPVIDMLWELALPPGTDRDHRFCNPFEDIQVKEKLKSVGRCLVIGFGGDPLIDRQQKFVQMLVEQGVMVEARFDDVGFHGIDMIDTRRANAIVNFIKEFV; this is encoded by the coding sequence ATGTCCAGATTTGATCCCTACGAACATGTAAACGTATCCCTCAATCCAGATGGCTCACTCACTCGCTACATGAAGCTCCCCACCTCCCCGCCCACCGGCGAAGTCCCTCAAATCCCCGGCACACCGGTGCTCAGCAAAGATGTCACTCTCGACGCCGACAAGAAAACCTGGATGCGAATCTACCGACCCGCCAAACTCCCATCCAACGACAACACCGTCGTCCGTCTCCCCATCATCTTGTTCTTCCATGCCGGCGGCTGGATCCAGATGAGCCTCGCGAACACCATTCTCCATGAGATGAGCAACAAGATCTCCAGCGACGTCCCCGCCATCCTCGTCGCCGTGGACTTCCGTCTCGCACCGGAGAATCGCCTCCCCGCTCAGTACGAAGACGCGATCGACGCCATACACTGGGTGAGAAACCAGCTGGCGGACAGTGATGGCGACCGGTGGATAAGGGACTACGGCGACTCCTCGAGATGCTACCTCTACGGTTCGAGCTGTGGCGCAAACATCGCGTTCAATGCCGCGATGCGGATACATGATCTCAACCTCGCCCCGCTGACTGTCGTCGGGATCATACTGAACCAACCGTTCTTCGGTGGGAAGGCGCGGACGAGGAGTGAGCTGAAGCTAGCGACTGATCAGTACTTTCCATTGCCAGTGATCGATATGTTGTGGGAGCTTGCGCTGCCTCCAGGGACGGATCGCGACCACCGGTTCTGCAATCCTTTCGAGGATATTCAAGTGAAGGAGAAGCTTAAATCTGTGGGGAGGTGCCTTGTCATAGGGTTCGGCGGCGACCCATTAATCGATCGACAGCAGAAGTTCGTGCAGATGCTAGTGGAGCAGGGTGTGATGGTGGAGGCGCGTTTCGACGACGTCGGATTCCATGGGATTGATATGATCGACACGCGCCGGGCTAACGCCATTGTTAATTttataaaagagtttgtttGA